One segment of Brassica napus cultivar Da-Ae chromosome C3, Da-Ae, whole genome shotgun sequence DNA contains the following:
- the LOC125583779 gene encoding protein DOG1-like 3, whose protein sequence is MDENIDDRHDGDSSMSDLTATQLEKINDLHVKVIREEDEITKKCANLQEDVADMPIAVTAFWRDSVEADVAVENALDKHEECMGVLMAEADKVRLETLRRIVEVLTPVQAAEFLLSRKRLHMSLHEWGRAREERRYGCAHVRVQQQGEPEPGSQRDRTLLICECEFCKVNK, encoded by the coding sequence ATGGATGAAAACATCGATGATAGGCATGATGGTGATAGTTCCATGAGTGATCTCACCGCGACTCAGCTTGAGAAAATCAATGACTTACATGTAAAGGTCATaagggaagaagatgagataACCAAGAAATGTGCGAATTTGCAAGAGGATGTTGCGGATATGCCAATCGCCGTCACGGCTTTCTGGAGGGACTCGGTTGAAGCTGATGTGGCGGTTGAAAATGCTTTAGATAAGCATGAAGAGTGCATGGGGGTTTTAATGGCGGAGGCTGATAAGGTGAGGCTAGAGACGCTTAGGAGGATTGTGGAGGTTTTGACTCCGGTTCAAGCGGCGGAGTTTTTGCTCTCCAGGAAAAGATTACACATGTCGTTGCACGAGTGGGGAAGAGCTAGAGAAGAGCGTCGTTATGGTTGTGCACACGTGCGGGTGCAGCAGCAGGGAGAGCCGGAGCCGGGAAGTCAAAGAGATCGGACACTATTGATATGTGAGTGTGAGTTTTGTAAGGTCAATAAATAA